The following are encoded in a window of Sminthopsis crassicaudata isolate SCR6 chromosome 3, ASM4859323v1, whole genome shotgun sequence genomic DNA:
- the LOC141565002 gene encoding uncharacterized protein LOC141565002 has translation MSPKSCRPPPQELVTFKDVAVHFSPEEWGLLDPDQKELHKEVMLENAENLLFLGLPVPREDFFSHVERGGLRNSCPDAETWFDMKEMSANLKMLSWKDLFQYCEYRAIVAKQKRTHIEEEHCEWNTHTKALRKSSSVAKAEKQCYICNQCGKDFQCYSSLAQHQRIHTGEKPYECNECGKAFTQNTSLCEHQRIHTREKPYECKQCGKRFTCKLNLTRHHRIHTGEKPYKCNECGKAFTHCFSLTVHQRIHTGEKPYECNECGKAFTRRSTLISHQRIHTGEKPYECNECGKAFRECSTLTVHQRIHTGEKKLYKCNECGKAFTDCSAFVVHQRIHTGDKPYECNQCGKSFICSSKLTRHQRTHTGEKPYECNECGKAYLSHSSLTVHQRIHTGEKPYECNECGKAFSHCSSLTVHQRIHTGEKPYKCNECGKAFIQRSSLTYHQRIHTGEKPYECNECGKAFSHWSSLTGHQRTHSGEKPYKCNECGKAYLSHSSLTFHQRIHTGEKPYYECKQCGKTFRCNFNLVVHQRIHTGEKPYECNECGKAYCSRSSLTIHQRIHTGEKPYECKQCGKTFRCNFYLVVHLRIHTGEKPYKCNECGKAFIQRSSLTFHQRIHTAEKPYKGNDCGKAFT, from the exons ATGTCCCCTAAGAGCTGCAGACCCCCACCCCAG GAGTTGGTGACCTTCAAGGATGTGGCTGTGCACTTCAGCCCTGAGGAGTGGGGTCTGTTGGACCCAGATCAGAAAGAGCTGCACAAGGAGGTCATGCTGGAGAATGCCGAGAACTTGCTCTTCCTGG gaCTTCCAGTTCCCAGAGAAGATTTCTTTTCCCATGTGGAGAGAGGAGGCCTGAGGAACTCCTGTCCTG ATGCTGAGACATGGTTTGATATGAAGGAGATGAGTGCAAATCTGAAAATGCTCTCATGGAAAGACCTTTTTCAATATTGTGAATACAGGGCTATTGTTGCTAAGCAGAAAAGAACCCACATTGAAGAGGAACACTGTGAATGGAATACACACACCAAAGCTTTAAGAAAGAGTTCCAGTGTTGCTAAAGCAGAAAAACAATGTTACatatgtaatcaatgtggaaaggattTCCAATGTTATTCCAGCTTGGCTcagcatcagagaatccacacaggagagaagccttatgaatgtaatgaatgtggaaaggctttcacacagaATACCAGTCTTtgtgaacatcagagaatccatacaagagaaaaaccttatgaatgtaagcagTGTGGAAAGCGTTTCACATGCAAATTGAACCTTACTCGACATCacagaatccacactggagagaagccttataaatgtaatgaatgtggaaaggctttcacacatTGCTTCagtcttactgtacatcagagaatccacactggagagaagccttatgaatgtaatgaatgtggaaaggctttcacacggCGCAGCACTCTTATttcccatcagagaatccacactggagagaagccctatgaatgtaatgaatgtgggaaggctttcAGAGAGTGCTCCACTCTTActgtccatcagagaatccacactggagagaagaagctttataaatgtaatgaatgtggaaaggctttcacagaTTGCTCCGCTTTTGTTGTCcaccagagaatccacactggagacaagccttatgaatgtaatcagtgtggtaAGAGTTTCATATGCAGCTCTAAACTTACTCGACATCAgagaacccacactggagagaagccttatgaatgtaatgaatgtggaaaggcttatTTATCTCACTCCAGTCTTActgtccatcagagaatccacactggagagaagccttatgaatgtaatgaatgtggaaaggctttctcACATTGCTCCAGTCTTActgtccatcagagaatccacactggagagaagccctataaatgtaatgaatgtggaaaggctttcatccAGCGCAGCAGTCTTACTtaccatcagagaatccacactggagagaagccttatgaatgtaatgaatgtggaaaggctttctcACATTGGTCCAGTCTTACTGGCCATCAGCGAACCCATagtggagagaagccttataaatgtaatgaatgtggaaaggcttatTTATCTCACTCCAGTCTTACtttccatcagagaatccacactggagaaaaaccttattatgaatgtaagcagtgtggaaagactttcagatgCAACTTTAACCTTgttgtccatcagagaatccacactggagagaagccttatgaatgtaatgaatgtggaaaggcttacTGCTCTCGCTCCAGTCTTACtatccatcagagaatccacactggagagaagccttatgaatgtaagcagtgtggaaagactttcagatgCAACTTTTATCTTGTTGTCCATCtcagaatccacactggagagaagccttataaatgtaatgaatgtggaaaggctttcatccAGCGCAGCAGTCTTACtttccatcagagaatccacactgcaGAGAAACCTTATAAAGGTAAtgactgtggaaaggctttcacatga